A window from Zingiber officinale cultivar Zhangliang chromosome 7A, Zo_v1.1, whole genome shotgun sequence encodes these proteins:
- the LOC121999595 gene encoding uncharacterized protein LOC121999595, which translates to MFRRLLLQHPRRGIATGFLALTAFTLGSSDDPSLPTNVAISICDPFRQFLSSTSSIFSQDFTLPFSVFSPEFFARHFPTACPLPPPDSSKDVACCSGCLKRNSIVKAAAAAGPAVVNICLTEDVYGPMPIMGIGSGTIIDPDGTILTCAHCIADFSSRQVISKGKGGNCRRLQDAYRSF; encoded by the exons ATGTTTCGGCGTCTCCTGTTGCAGCATCCCCGCCGTGGCATCGCCACTGGCTTCCTCGCTCTCACCGCCTTCACTCTCGGTTCCTCCGACGACCCCTCCCTCCCCACAA ATGTCGCCATTTCGATATGCGATCCGTTTCGACAATTTCTGTCTTCGACTTCATCGATTTTCTCGCAAGATTTCACGCTTCCATTCTCAGTCTTTTCTCCAG AGTTTTTTGCACGGCATTTTCCAACCGCGTGCCCTCTTCCACCTCCGGATTCAAGTAAGGACGTGGCATGCTGCAGTGGATGCCTCAAAAGGAACTCTATTGTCAAAGCGGCCGCGGCAGCTGGTCCTGCCGTGGTGAATATATGTCTTACTGAAG ATGTATATGGTCCTATGCCTATAATGGGTATAGGGTCTGGCACTATCATTGATCCTGATGGGACGATCTTGACCTGTGCACATTGCATAGCAGACTTTTCTAGTAGGCAAGTGATCTCAAAAGGCAAA GGCGGAAATTGTAGAAGATTGCAAGATGCATATCGGTCTTTTTGA